CATAGAGCTTTAAGCCGAGGGTGCGGGCCACCATGGCGGGGAAGGGGGTCGATGGCGCCGGAGCGCCGAAAAAACGCACACGTGGACCGCGCACGTCGCGCTGATCGGCGAGGACCGCCAGCGTGCCGCCGTCGCGCGCGTGGCGGATGAGATGGCGCGGCGTCGTCGGCGTTTTGGGATAGAGACCGCCGGGATAGAGAAAGCCGCGCATCCGTCGGACGCGCGCGTCGACAAGCGGATTCTTGATCCGCTGATAGACGCCGGCTGGCTGCGCATTGGGCGCCGAAGAGACGGCGAGAACGGCAATCTCCCAATTGCCTTGATGCGCGGCGCAAACCACGCGCGCCGATTCGTCCGATTTATATCCGGGCGGCGTTTCCACCGTGAGCCTGTCGCTCGCCGCTATTTCCGCGAGACGAAATGTTTCGGCGAAGGTGCGACCGAGATTTTCCCACATGGCGGCGGCGAGCGCCTCATGTTCCGCTGTGGATTTCTCCGGGAAGGCCCGCGCGAGATTGGCGAGCGCGCGCCTCTGACGACGATTGCCGAGCCGTGGGCCGAGCCACCGCCAGAGCATGCCGGAGAGCCCCGACGCGGTCTCTATCGGCAGGGCTTTGAGACAAAGTCCCGCAAAGGCGAAGGCTGAATCTTCGATCCAATAGCGCAGGGATATGCCGCCCCATCGTGTTGCAAGAAAACCTCCTGCCGTGGTGGCGTTCGGCATGGTCGCGCCGCCTCACATCTTCTTCTTAAAGGTCTAATTTTAGATCTGCTTCGTCGGCCGACTTGGCTATGCACCACGCTTGGAGGACGGCACGACGATATTCCGCGCCCGGAAGGGCTGCTCTTCGGGAATTTGCTGCACGTCTTGATGGACAAAGTCCAGCATGTTTTTTGCCTCTTGTTCCGGTTCCCGGCGACGCGGCACACGATGCTGGAAAAACGATGGAATTTTTGAAAAAATCGGGCTTTTCAACGAAGAGTCGATGGATGACGGCGCCAGCATGAGGCCGAACCATGGCGGCAGAAGCCGGGAGCGCCTGCCATTGCTCAAGCTGGCAAGCCAGCTTACACCCGCTGACGTGCCCGTGCGCCCGCGATCGGTGTCATATTCGCGCCCGTGGGCCGCGATCGCGGCCGCTGCATGAGCGGCGGCAGATGCCCATCGGGGAGAATTCCTTCGCGCATGACCGCCCGGCGTAACGGCCCGATCATGCTGAAGGCCAGAAAGCCGACGCCGCGCAGTAGATCCACGGGCAAAAAATCGGCGAGCAGCGATCGGTTCAATATATCAATGCCGTGCGTGCGCAGCGAAATGTCCGGCCGGCGCGCTGCGGCATAGCTAACAAGCGTTGCCGCCGCGCCAATATCCTCACCGCGTGCGCGGGCCGTTTCGACGCAATCGACAAGGGCCGCCGTATCGCGCAGGCTCAAATTGAGACCTTGCGCGGCGAGTGGTGGAAAGACATGAGCCGCCTCGCCGAGCAGCGCGACGCGGCGGCCGGTGAGCCGCGACACGCGCAGTCCCGTCATCGGAAAGCTTCCGCATGGCCCGTCGAGCCGCATGGGGCCAAAGATCGCCTGGACCTGCTGCTCGATTTCAGCCGCCAGCCCCGGCGCATCGAGGCTGCGCCGCCGTGCGGCTTCGGCCTCGGCCATCAGCCAGACGAGACTGGAGCGATGCGGCGCGCCTACGGTTGCCGGCAGCGGCACCAGCGTGCAGGGGCCGTTGCGGGTATGAAATTCGATCGATGTGTTGCGATGCGGCTTTTCATGCGCGGTCAGGACCGTCAGCGCGACCTGCGGATAGGTCCAGCGTCTGGCGCCAATACGGGCTTTTGTGCGGACCGTCGAGCGTTGGCCGTCGGCGGCAATGATCAGCTTTGCATCTATGCGGCGACCGGATTCGAAAATCGCCGTGACCTGATCCTGGCCATAAGCAAGATCGACGAGCCGCTCGTCTTCAAGCGACAAGGACGGGATTTCACGGGCAACCGCGGCAAGCTGCTCGACGAGATGATCGTTTTCAATGTTCTCGCCGAAGGCCGCCAGGCCTATTTCCGAGGCGGAAAATGCGATGGGCGGGACGGTAACGCGCGAGCCCGTCGCATCGAGCATGCGAATCGTCTCGATTTTCGCCGCCTGGTTGGCAAGTTGCGGCCATAGGCCGAGTGCATCGTAAAAGCGCAGCGATGCTTCAAAGAGCGCGACCGTACGGCCGCCGCCGCGCTGCTCGAGCGCACCCGCGACAACGACGGAAAACCCGGCTTTGGCGAGCGCGATCGCAGCGGAGAGCCCGGCGGCTCCCGCTCCGACGACGATTATGTCAGCTCCCGCTTCTCGTGCGCGCACTGAGCTGCGGCCTCAGCGTCTGTCGATCGTGACATAATTGCGGCGCGGCGCGCCGGTGTAAAGCTGGCGCGGGCGCCCGATCTTCTGACCCGGATCCTCGATCATTTCCTTCCACTGCGCGATCCAGCCGGCGGTGCGCGCCACGGCGAAGAGCACAGTGAACATCGCGGTCGGGAATCCCATCGCCTTCAAGGTGATGCCGGAATAGAAGTCGATGTTGGGATAAAGCTTCTTTTCGATGAAATACTCGTCGCTCAAGGCGATCTTTTCGAGTTCCAGCGCAACTTCGAGAAGCGGATCGTTCTTATGGCCGACGGCCTGCAGAACCTCATGACAGGTCTTCTGCATGATCTTCGCGCGCGGATCGTAATTCTTATAGACGCGATGGCCGAAGCCCATCAGGCGAAAAGAATCATTCTTGTCTTTGGCGCGGGTAATGAACTTCGGGATATTGTCGACGGTGCCGATTTCTTCGAGCATTTTGAGCGCCGCCTCATTGGCGCCGCCATGTGCCGGGCCCCACAGGCAGGCCACCCCGGCAGCGATGCAGGCAAAAGGATTGGCACCGGAGGAGCCGGCGAGTCGGACGGTCGATGTCGAGGCATTCTGCTCATGATCGGCATGGAGGATGAAGATCTTATCGAGCGCACGCGTGAGCACCGGATTGATCTTATACTCCTCGCAAGGCACGGCGTAGCACATCCGCAGGAAGTTGGACGTATAGTCGAGATCATTGTTCGGATACACGAAAGGCTGGCCAATCGTATATTTATACGCCATCGCCGCCAGCGTCGGAATCTTGGCGATGAGCCGCATCGAAGCAACCATCCGCTGCTTCGTGTCCGAAATATCAGTCGAGTCATGATAGAAGGCGGAAAGCGCGCCGACGCTCGCGACGAGAACTGCCATCGGATGCGCGTCGCGACGGAAGCCCTGGAAGAAGCGTGCCATCTGCTCATGCACCATCGTATGGCGCTTTATGCGATAATCGAAATCATTGCGCTGCGAGGCGGTCGGCAATTCGCCATAGAGCAGGAGATAGCAGGTCTCGACGAAATCACCTTCTTCGGCGAGTTGTTCGATGGGATAGCCGCGATAGAGCAGGGTGCCTTCGTCGCCGTCGATATAGGTGATCGCCGACTCGCAGCTTGCTGTGGAGGTGAAGCCTGGGTCGTAAGTGAAGAGCCCGGTCTGGCCATAGAGCTTGCTGATATCGATGACCGAAGGGCCGATCGAACCGACCTTGATCGGCAGAGCGAAGCCATGGTCACCAAGCGTGAGGGAAGCGGTGGTTTCGCTCATCGGCGTCTACCTTTTCAGTTCGTGTGTCACGTCTCATGGCAACGAAGCGGCGCTTCGTTGCGGCGTCGCGACGCTACCTCATCGGCCGCGCGCGGACCCCAATAGTGTGCAATGCGAAAAGGTCAGTACCGTATAGTTTGACGCTGTTCAAGCGGCCGCCGTGCTCACCGCCGTGGCGGGGTCTATATCCATCGAATGAGTGTGCTTTTGATTCAACGCAGCCCGATCAACGGATCTTTGTATTCGTAATTTGGTTTTACGTGATCTGGTCCTGCAATCGACCAAGGCTCTCGTCACGGCCGAGCACTTCGAGAACGTCGAATATACCCGGCGATGTCGCACGGCCAGTCACGCCGGCACGCAAGGGCTGCGCCACCTGGCCGAGCTTGAGCCTATTCACTTCGGCATATTCGCGGACGGCCGCTTCCGTGGATCCGGCATTCCATTCGGGTAGCGCCGCAAGCCGTGGCAGCAATTGCGCGAGATGCGCGCGGCCATTGGCATCGAGAATGCCAACGGCCTTGTCGTCCAGCGCCAGCGGCCGCGTCGCGAACAGGAACATAGCACCTTCGAGCAATTCCACCAAAGTCTTGGCACGTTCCTTCAGACCCGACATGGCGGCCAGCAATTTAGCCTGCATCGCCGGATCGATCTTGTCGATCAGAGTGCTGCCATTCGGCAGAAACGGCAATGAGGCAATGAAGGCGGCGACCAGTTCTTGATCGCTGCTCGCGCGCATGTAATGCCCGTTCATATGCTCGAGCTTGGCATAATCGAAGCGCGCCGCCGAACGTCCAACATGCGCGAGATCGAAATTGGCGAGCATCTCCTCGGTCGAAAAGAACTCCTGATCGCCGTGGCTCCAGCCGAGCCGGACGAGATAATTGCGCAGCGCGACCGGAAGATAGCCCATGGCGCGATAGGCATCGACGCCAAGCGCGCCATGCCGTTTCGATAATTTGGCGCCGTCTGGTCCATGAATGAGCGGAATATGGGCCATGGTCGGGATCGCCCAATCGAGCGCTGCATAGATCTGCATCTGCCGCGCCGCATTGGTGAGATGATCGTCGCCGCGAATGATGTGCGTCACACCCATATCATGATCGTCGACGACGACGGCGAGCATATAGGTCGGCGTGCCATCGGAGCGCAGTAGCACGAAGTCGTCGAGATTTTCATTCGCCCAGGTGACACGGCCCTGCACTTGATCGTCGAGCGCCGTCTCGCCGGTGACCGGGGCTTTGAGACGGATGACGGAAGCAACGCCTTTCGGCGCATCGCCTGCCGGGCGATCGCGCCAGCGCCCGTCATAGCGCGGCGGCCGGCCTTCGGCGCGCGCCGTATCGCGCATTTCCTCGAGTTCTTTTTGTGTCGCGTAGCAGCGATAGGCCTTGCCCTCTGCAAGCAGACGTTCGGCGATCTCACGATGACGTGCGGTGCGCTGAAACTGATAGATCGTGTCCCCATCCCAATCGAGGCCGAGCCAGGACAGTCCGTCGAGAATGGCGGTGATCGCCGCGTCGGTCGAGCGTTCGCGATCGGTGTCTTCAATGCGCAGAAGCATTTTGCCGCCGACGCGGCGGGCGAAGAGCCAATTGAACAGCGCCGTCCGCGCGCCGCCGATATGGAGAAACCCCGTCGGGGACGGAGCAAAACGCGTGACCACCTGGTCTGCCATCTATCGTAATCCGTGTGCCGCATTCCCATGCGCGGGAAATTTTCGTCTGCCGAGCGCCGTGGGGCCTTCCGCGGAGCCGCCCGTCGTGTAGCATGGAAACTCCGAAAGAAAAGTGCCCCGGTGCCGAGCGGGACGGAGCAGCCGTCACGCCGGCGCGGCGGCGGCGCTGACGACCATCGAATTGACGTGGATTGGGCGGAAGGGGAGCTTCAGCGTCGTGACGGATGCGGCCGGATCCGCGCTTGCCGACCGCGGCCTAGCTGGCACGGGGGCAGAGACGCAAGGCAGAACCTTGCGCGCCGATCCGCGCGGGCTTTTCCTGCGCGCCCTCGCCCAGGAGAGCGCAGAGCGCCGGATCGTCCTTTGGTGTCCGGTCGCGGCAGGCGCCGGCGTCGTTTGCTATCTCTTCGCCGATCACGAGCCGCCGCTCTGGTACGCGGGCCTGGGCTTCGTCCTTTTCGCGGGTATCGCCTATGCGCTGCGCCGCAGACCGCTCGGCTTTGCGCTCAGCATTGGCCTATGCGCGCTATGCCTCGGCTTCGTGTCGGCGGGCTGGCGCACGGCGCGGGTCGCGGCACCCGTCCTCGCACATCTGAAAATTGCCCAGGTGGAAGGCTATATTGAAGAAATGGATTTTCGCCGGGTCGGCGCGCGTTTCGTGCTGCGGCCCGATAAGATCGCAGGCGTCGCGGCGGCTGACATGCCTTATCGCGTTCGTCTCACGATCCGCCGCACGCCGCCTTTCGAAGCCGGGACCTATGTGCGGCTCAAGGCGCGGCTGCTGCCGCCCGCGCATGCGAGCCTACCGGGCGGCTATGATTTCGCCCGCGATGCCTGGTTCGCGCGCATCGGTGCCGTCGGCAATGTTCTCGGCCGCGTCGATGTCATGGCGCCGCCGCATCGACCCGGCTTTTTCCTGTCGATGATGATGGCGGTCGATCGCGGCCGCAATGCGCTGGCGCGGCGGGTCGACAGGATCGTCGGCGGCGACGCCGGAGCCATCGCCGCAGCCATGGTGACCGGCAAGCGCGACTTCCTCACCGAGGATGCCCGAGAGGTCATTCGCGAGGCGGGAATCT
The window above is part of the Methylovirgula sp. HY1 genome. Proteins encoded here:
- a CDS encoding lysophospholipid acyltransferase family protein — its product is MPNATTAGGFLATRWGGISLRYWIEDSAFAFAGLCLKALPIETASGLSGMLWRWLGPRLGNRRQRRALANLARAFPEKSTAEHEALAAAMWENLGRTFAETFRLAEIAASDRLTVETPPGYKSDESARVVCAAHQGNWEIAVLAVSSAPNAQPAGVYQRIKNPLVDARVRRMRGFLYPGGLYPKTPTTPRHLIRHARDGGTLAVLADQRDVRGPRVRFFGAPAPSTPFPAMVARTLGLKLYAGEIVRKPHVRFAIRLVEIPVPQTDDREADIIAATAALQAEFERTIRLHPEQWMWSHRRWDRA
- a CDS encoding FAD-dependent monooxygenase, which gives rise to MRAREAGADIIVVGAGAAGLSAAIALAKAGFSVVVAGALEQRGGGRTVALFEASLRFYDALGLWPQLANQAAKIETIRMLDATGSRVTVPPIAFSASEIGLAAFGENIENDHLVEQLAAVAREIPSLSLEDERLVDLAYGQDQVTAIFESGRRIDAKLIIAADGQRSTVRTKARIGARRWTYPQVALTVLTAHEKPHRNTSIEFHTRNGPCTLVPLPATVGAPHRSSLVWLMAEAEAARRRSLDAPGLAAEIEQQVQAIFGPMRLDGPCGSFPMTGLRVSRLTGRRVALLGEAAHVFPPLAAQGLNLSLRDTAALVDCVETARARGEDIGAAATLVSYAAARRPDISLRTHGIDILNRSLLADFLPVDLLRGVGFLAFSMIGPLRRAVMREGILPDGHLPPLMQRPRSRPTGANMTPIAGARARQRV
- the gltA gene encoding citrate synthase, with protein sequence MSETTASLTLGDHGFALPIKVGSIGPSVIDISKLYGQTGLFTYDPGFTSTASCESAITYIDGDEGTLLYRGYPIEQLAEEGDFVETCYLLLYGELPTASQRNDFDYRIKRHTMVHEQMARFFQGFRRDAHPMAVLVASVGALSAFYHDSTDISDTKQRMVASMRLIAKIPTLAAMAYKYTIGQPFVYPNNDLDYTSNFLRMCYAVPCEEYKINPVLTRALDKIFILHADHEQNASTSTVRLAGSSGANPFACIAAGVACLWGPAHGGANEAALKMLEEIGTVDNIPKFITRAKDKNDSFRLMGFGHRVYKNYDPRAKIMQKTCHEVLQAVGHKNDPLLEVALELEKIALSDEYFIEKKLYPNIDFYSGITLKAMGFPTAMFTVLFAVARTAGWIAQWKEMIEDPGQKIGRPRQLYTGAPRRNYVTIDRR
- the gltX gene encoding glutamate--tRNA ligase — its product is MADQVVTRFAPSPTGFLHIGGARTALFNWLFARRVGGKMLLRIEDTDRERSTDAAITAILDGLSWLGLDWDGDTIYQFQRTARHREIAERLLAEGKAYRCYATQKELEEMRDTARAEGRPPRYDGRWRDRPAGDAPKGVASVIRLKAPVTGETALDDQVQGRVTWANENLDDFVLLRSDGTPTYMLAVVVDDHDMGVTHIIRGDDHLTNAARQMQIYAALDWAIPTMAHIPLIHGPDGAKLSKRHGALGVDAYRAMGYLPVALRNYLVRLGWSHGDQEFFSTEEMLANFDLAHVGRSAARFDYAKLEHMNGHYMRASSDQELVAAFIASLPFLPNGSTLIDKIDPAMQAKLLAAMSGLKERAKTLVELLEGAMFLFATRPLALDDKAVGILDANGRAHLAQLLPRLAALPEWNAGSTEAAVREYAEVNRLKLGQVAQPLRAGVTGRATSPGIFDVLEVLGRDESLGRLQDQIT